TTTATTCACATACCCTAAACTttccatatttaaaaaagtcacctctgaaaatggaaggaaaggAGATTAACGTGGCAAATATGTAATTAAAGGAACTACAGGGGAAAGGGGGAGAATATAGAAACTGTAAGGCTCTAGTGTGTGAATTCAGTTCGCAGATTTGATTTTGGTGAGAGAGGCGAAAAGAGAGAGGGCGGTAACGTCGGGAGAAAAAATGTGTTGGAATTCTTTGATGCTTCctgttcttctccttcttttcaGATTCTCTGCTTCACTTGACGCCCAATTGCAGAATACGTGAGCTTTAATTTGGTTCATTATGTTTTCTTATTGGTTATTGTGTTATTAGATCGAGTTCTTACTGATCTGATCTAATCTGATCTGATCTATTGGAATTCCATGGCTGACTGTTGAATTTGTTCTGATTATCAGAGACAGAGTTGAGAGGAACGAAGTAATTGAGATAGGGTTTGGGCGCAGAGCTCTGTTGAGTTTCAAAGAGACTCCACAGGGAAGTAACGTTACCTTTGAATGCTCTCGTTCTGGCCCCTGTATTGCCTGCCTCTACTCTGAAAAGGTTTCTATTTCATTTGAATGTTTGTTCGAGATAACCTAAATTCTGCTGCTGTTTTGCTCGTTAAGTTGGATTGCGCTTTTTATTAGGATAAATTATCTGGAAATTGTGACCTAGCTTATTGGAGTTAGAACagtgattttctttcaattgaTGTAGTTTGGTGAGTTTCTAGTGAGCTATTTGGAGAAGGCATTACGAGCACGTCTTTCATTTATGGCAGCGATAATTTAGTAGTTGTGGAAAAAGAGTGAAGCTTTTCAATATCTCTTCTTTGAGAGAGCTATGTGGTGTAGGATATGTAGCGAATCGAGATATTGCAAATGCATGTGAATTTTTCATCATGAAGCTGCAGCCTTCCAGTTTTCATTAAGTCCCCTCGTGTTCTTGCTGTTTTTGAAACCAAAACTGCACGCTTGTACATTCTCTAAAAATATGATCAGGCTGGGTGTACCTTCTTTACTTTGTAATAGATTCCTTGCCCTGAGCCAGCTGACGAANaaaaaaaaaaaaaaaaaaaaaaaaaaaaaaaaaaagcgaaGATCAGTCCATTTCAACTAAAGATCCACAGCTTTGCGTCCGCTATCCTTATCACATCCTTATCTTTTTGCTTAGTTGTAGGTGAGAAGGGATTTTAACTTGGACCATGGATTAAGGCTATAGCCATATGGGACAAGCAATGTGGACTTTCTACTAGTTAATATCTGGATAATGCCAACGTACGTTGTTTTATCATGAAGTTATATGTGTTTGAGTTCTTAATGTCTTAGGATTGGGAATGATAGTCCCTTGCATATTCTGTGTTTCTAAATCCACGTTTTGTGTTTACTTGTAgcttttgctttgttttttgaTATGACGTTTTATGCAGAGGTaatttttcatccttttttctttttgatctCATAGAATGATGAAAAATATCGCTGCAGTGAGACTGGCTACCGTATTCCCCTGAAATGTGTGGAGATCAAAGACACTTCAAGAGTTTCCAATGAGAAAAAATCTCATGATGGTCGCTCAATGCTTGAAATGTCTTATGAGCACAAGCTAGTGATCCCTGTGCTGAATGATGCAAGTGGTCATGCTTCACCAATTGCACACAGAAATTTAAGAGATGGTTCTATCTCAGGAACAGATGGTGCTCAGGCTTACACCACTTATAGAAGCTGTATTCCATCAGTTAATGAAGAAAAGTTGTCTGTACTTGGTTTTGAGGTATGCCATTTTCCTAACTACCCTATTTGAACCGCTTCAATTAATTGCAATTAATGGTTTCGTGGTCATTTTTCTATCTGCTCTCTTTTCCATCTGCATGCTGCCTGATATCttctcaaatttatattatgttgCTTCATTCTATGTGATTGATATCAACGTGTTCATTGACTAAACTGCGCTGCAGTCGTGCTATTAGAGACACTACtgtttttattcatttgtAATTGTGGCCTGTAGCTTTTTTCTGTGATATTTCCAGCCATAAGATGTATGTACTTTCTAAGTAGAGGTTGTTTAATCAAATATACTGAAGAGAGTTGGACGGTTAAGGCATTTTTGAGAAATGTTCATATTTTACCGAACCAAATTTTGATGGCTAATCAATATCTATGGGTTTTCTTTAGCAGTTTTATTGTTAAGATGATAgctaaaatcatatttagtAAGACTACTACAGGGGTTCATTTTTGTTGCCAATTATTTGTTGGTAAATCTTCTAGCTATTTGCTAAGAGCTACAGAACTTGTTGGGGCATGTTCTCAAAATAATAGGAACTGTTTCCCCCTTCTTccttaacattttttattttgtaaatctACATGGAAAAGTAATTATTTCGCTTTGtagactattttttaaatcaatatattattaattaattcataataCAACGTCCATCATTGAACAGACATTAGATAAATGTATCTtttaaaagattgaaattgtGGTTCGTTGGAGAGAGAGGTAGATGCgttcatgttataaatgacCACTGCGCTGTTGGATACATCAGAAcccttatttatttgatttgtacgacaattattatcttatttctacttttatctaAACCAAGGGGAGAACTACTAAGATCTTTGGTTAGTGCTGTTAATtataatgataatatttaCGCTTATTATCTTGCTTTccttcaaattctaaaagaaaatcaacTTTAGTTATGTTTTCATTTGCTGTAATGTTTTCTGGACAGGGCATTGTGCTATGTTTACTGCTGGTAAGTGGTTCATTTATTTACATCAGAAGGAAGCGAACTGTTTCAACGGCTGGTTTTGCTTCTGGCAGGCTGCAGTCAAATTCCAGGttttagtttagtttagtCAGGAGTCTTCTTTTGTTACAATTGTTCATGTGACATAAATGTATTATCCACGAATACaacaaattgaaattatagatGTATCAACACCTAGGAACTGGATGGTTGCACATACTTTTCTCCCTGTTCCATTATTTCGAAACGAAATCAACCGATTCGACTGCTTTCATTGCTTTCTTTTGGTTGTTGTCGAAAAGTTACTCGCACGGAATAGTCTTAACAAAATCAGCTTTTCACTTCAAAGAATATATATGAATAACACAACACAATAATATCAAGTTATTGCTTCTTTAAGATTTACAAGAAAATGGGACCATCGGTCGATACCTTCCGCCAATTTCCCAccttagagttttttttttttaacatcaaAGAAGCAACagaacaaaactaaaactacAATGAAAAGAATGACATTGAAGATAATCTGGTTCTCACCCGTGACAATAAGGCCTTTTGAAAGTAAAATCTACAGCACGACACTTACAATGATCAACCATATGGTAATCACAAAAAATAATCAGGAGTCTTGCGAGTGGCATCTGGCTCAATTTGCCGAGGAGCTGGGTCAAATTGTAGAAAGTTTTGATCCATATT
This genomic window from Cucurbita pepo subsp. pepo cultivar mu-cu-16 chromosome LG01, ASM280686v2, whole genome shotgun sequence contains:
- the LOC111778321 gene encoding uncharacterized protein LOC111778321, which codes for MCWNSLMLPVLLLLFRFSASLDAQLQNTDRVERNEVIEIGFGRRALLSFKETPQGSNVTFECSRSGPCIACLYSEKNDEKYRCSETGYRIPLKCVEIKDTSRVSNEKKSHDGRSMLEMSYEHKLVIPVLNDASGHASPIAHRNLRDGSISGTDGAQAYTTYRSCIPSVNEEKLSVLGFEGIVLCLLLVSGSFIYIRRKRTVSTAGFASGRLQSNSRF